AATCGGCAAATAacttattttaataacgaTAAACATGTTGTAATTATGTGCATATCTTTTTAGGGGAAAAAGTTTTTAGTTctgtgtaaattattttttatttttgtataaagtattatttttattacatttatttttattttttaaatatttttacagcatatattgcatatttatatttggtTTCTCCACAGACACATGTAAGGAGCTCTCCAAACAGAATACATTTATAAGAGTAaatctaatataatttatgaagTTGTATACATTTTTGGGGGAATTTGGCTGCATTGATTTAAGCATTAAGTAATTACTCTCTTTGTTGTCCAATAtgccataaatatttatactatttaaCATTAATATGTTATTTCACACAGACTCTAATTCGGTATgtttaatttctaacattctCTAATTTTGATAccagataaattttaatttcttcaaatgATACGAAACATGCTTTCTGATAGATTGTAATCAACATCTCAGATAATACTTAATGAGAAAAGTATGACATAGGTATGTGCGTATGCAATGTTGGTGTCAAATACTACATATTACTATTGTATTATAGCTTctataaatgttaattatattttcctggtatttattttctttgggAAGTATTATCCAATATTTTGGATAACAAATGACATTGACAACAAAAGATTGAATGTAAGTATTATACAAAGAATAAATGATAGGGAGAAGgcaaaaaattacaaaatacatttGTTAGATATACTAaacttacaaaaattatttgctaCATTTCTAAATTATGAAAAGAAATCATCAGTAAATAATAAACCTTCTCCTTATTTGATAATctatttattctaattatGGTACTTGCATAAAAGTAGATTCTTAGATGTTGACTTAAACCTGTACACATTACTGATTTTGTCGCAATGATTTTTATGaagaaattttacatatacaaaatcaataataattttattcggtatattaaataatatgtaagAATCTAAAGATGCATTCTTGATCTATTTAATACTTTGTGGGGCAGCTGGGAACTGTGATGGGAGAAGTTAGTCCGGGACCACTACCATTGCACACACGCGTCGCCTTGCCAGGTTTGGTCGGCAAACATTTATAGAGACTAATTGATATTGGTAAATAAACTTACCTTTTTatgtgtaatattatatgtgcaactgataaatgtatttatttgaaaagctTAAAAAATCTGTGCAAACTATTATATCTAATACTATTCATCATAAGTAGAATTTGGAAGATGTTTCTATTACTTGCTGtttttatttagatattataaaaaataaatcatataagATATTAATGAAATGTGAGTGTATgctattataataaatgtaaattatattattttctttttataattaatattattacattattatcttTTGATTGTCATGGATAAGTCTTGACAAAATTATTGACAAAATCTTTCATAATCTATATgcatgtgtgtatatatgaATTATATGTTACTATGTTATAGcaacatatatattacatttattggtTGTACTAAATGTAACAAAGTCTTGTTATATGCAGTACCAACAAATTAGTTATatgaaaatcaataaatataacttatattttttacttggtatataatttataattcagtGGAGGTCCTGGTTTGTAGTAATTATcgcagaaaatttattttaaaacgtgattgaattaaatatgttaatgtgACACCAACTAACACTTGCATTATGcatttgaatataataattcataacacAATGTGACAAAAGAGGAATAAGAAGTAATATGTTTTgtcagaaatttaaaatttgtaaaattaaattaaatataaaaataaacccTGAAAAAAATAGTTACATCAATACAATGACAATAAATTGATatgattgaattttaatattcttatgttggaaacataattttaaattattatatttggatGTATCTTGCAATAATTTAAAGTTAACTTTGTTTGGacgaagaatttaattttctgttcAGCAAATTgattttgctggcatatataataatatttgcatttaaGGTGCAGGACACTTAACATGCGATAACAACACAAATACATACcatttgtattataatttgtaattgtatatgcaTAAGTGGTCTAAAAAGTAAATCAATCAacataaaacaatttattggAAGGATTATTATACACAGAAATTATAAACTGTGCCAATCTTcacaaaaattacaatataaattataaaattcttctgtGAAAATGATTATAAGTAAAAActttaacatattttaaatgaCATGTAATACAGTATTGTTCTCAGAACAGTACGAAAtacatattacaaattataagaatagaaaaattaaataaaatagcatTATCTGCAAAATGtactgtaattatttttctgaatCTTATAGTGCTATTGATAATTCCATATTTGTTACATATGGCACATATATTTGTCAGGTATCtacttatataattttttatatatcaacATTAAATGTGTGTACATAATGTACAAGTATATTCAACTATGATTTATTATCAGTAACATTTGAACTATTCATAAAACATGAAAAACGAAagttatgaataaaatatgtgAAATCTTATTTTAGATGTTGGCTGTGAacacaacaaaaatatttgaatatgtagtttaaatattaaaagtgaatattcaaattacagcatatgaagaaaatatatctGCAACATGTGTATGCTATTCTTTCTACAATTACCTATAtttaaattagtaaattattttttaattatacaaaatactaCTTGACTTATTATGATATTGCATAACAAGCAGGATCGTAGCACATAGCTATTTAAATGCCCTTTTTCTAAACATTTgcgaattaaataatatgtaataatcatTGCaatgtatacaaatatatatatatatataatataatataataataatatatatatataataatgttgtGATATTATCTGATACTGTCTACTATGTACTACACTTTACAGTGTTTAATAAAGTATTTGTAAAAACAATGTGAGTATACGTAAgatttaatcaaatattacaaataaataaaattcttgttacaaaatatatagagTATAGCTAcagaaatgtatattttcatatatacattatgatgttatagaattatttgactcttaataatttttctcatgTCATCAGTAACAGCAAACATGGGCCCATGTCCAGGTATTATAAGATTTGCCAAATCTACTACATGAGATCGCATAAGTGATTGAGTTTTTTGTAATTCTATAGTTCCTAACTCTTTCCAAATCGATGGATCTGATatgtcttcctttttttcaaataaatctcctgtaaaatatataacaatatagaaATGTACATAAACCATTTATAATGCTactacatttattttaaaaaataaaacctgTAATAGCAAAACATGTAGGTCTCCCAGAAATTGTAGTTTCAACTAAAACTGTAACATCATCTGGTGTATGACCAGGGGTTGCTATAACTTTAACTTCTGGGCAAATTTTATACcctgtttaatatattttagtaattataatttttatgtattaattttacattattgatataaatttattgtaaaatatattctaaaaacATCACcgtcttcaaaatttttattgaaaaatagttCACCACGGTGAACACAAGTTCCAATTATATGTTCCGCATTTACGAAAAGATTATTATTTCCTATATGATCGGCATGACTATGTGTACATACGACATAATCAATTTTTTCAGGTGTAATATTATGTTTAAAAAGtgctgaaataaaatttttttttaagtgcTTCGACAAAATTTGGAAACGTCAGATAAACAGTAACaccttgtattattttttctcgGTCCCAAGCTGTCATAGTatcaacgataatatttttcgatgCCTTTATTAATGTACAAGAACAATTGGCTTTCATTATTTCATTGCCAAGTTTTGTAGAATAAccattaaataatacaataacctcgcacattttttaaattaaatttaaaagagtGCTTTTACGCTTTAGATCTTATTTctctgtaattctatattacagtatatattgtatattctacacaaataaatataatctattgcagtattattaaatagaaaaattataccAGCTTACTTGAATTAGCAAACACATTACATTTGTGGTTATGTTAATTTATATGTCGGACCAAAACATACTTGTTCATATTTGTATCGATagcataaaatataacatttaagaTGAAACtggtaattataattattgtaatattttaatatagtaGCATATTTAtgaagattaaatttaatttatgaagATTATTTTTACTGATCTTTTCCCAAATGTtttagttataaatatttctcaaccTAATTAAAACcattcaaatattatatatctattaatttttattaattagatgTGCTTTTATAATAGatgcatttaaaatatattcattatatttatagtattGTTTATCAAGTGAACCAACAAAACCATGTTTGGTTCTAAGTTTCAAAGGAATTACTTTAATGTTAGATTGCGGCTTAAATATGCAATCTATACTACATTTCATGCCAATGCCTATGGTTCCCAGCAccaaatttaattctttaccTTTGTGGCTTCCACGTGACAATCATCAAGATTGGCAAATAGAAGGGGTTTGTATATAatcacatattttttaaaattttacacttcatatatattatattataatatatattatacattcaaTCTTGTAGGAACTAAAAGAATGTTGCGGCAGAGTATTTGTAGATTCGACCCCTGAATTTTCTCCACCTTTGGAGAAAATAGTAGACTTTTCAGAAATTGATGCCATTTTGATATCAAATTACACTTGTATGTTGGCTCTGCCATTTATAACAGAGGACACTGGTTTCAAAGGCATTATTTATGCTACAGAACCAACGTTACAAATTGGACGATTTTTTATGGAAGAACTAGTAGAATTCATTGAACAAACTCCGAAAGCTACATTAGCTAAACATTGGAAGGAAATGTTACATGTATTACCTCCTCCATTAGCTGATGCTCTTAAGCCAAAATCTTGGaaacatatatattcaatatcaGCAGTTAATACTGCTTTATCGTATATCCAAACAGTTGGATATGATCAAAAATTGGCAAGTTAGCATAAtgttaatttgaatatttatataatttaatgctATTTATAAATCCTTTACTTCTCATAGGATATATATGGTGCATTAACAGTCACTCCTATAAGCTCTGGATATTGTTTGGGTAGCagtaattggttaatttcatGTGACCATGAAAAGGTTGCATTTGTAAGTGGATCCTCAACATTGACAACACATCCTCGGCCTATGGAACAAGCTACTTTGAAACATGCtaatatgttaatattaaCTGGTTTAACTCAAACACCTACTGCAAATCCAGATACTATGCTTGGAGAACTGTGTATGACTGTTGGTAGgtagaattatattatattgcatatattttgtttaacatttaaataatttaatatattgtatattgaaattcaattttgtagCTATAACACTCAGAACTGGGGGATGTGTTTTAATACCGTGTTATCCATCTGGAGTTGTATATGATTTATTTGAATGTCTTAGTACTCATTTGGATAAGTCTGGTTTCTCACAAGTTCCCTTATTTTTCATATCACCAGTAGCTGAAACATCTTTAgcatattcaaatattttagctGAATggtatgttttatattaaataaataagtatcaggactatttaaattatttattttagaattattgCAGGTTGTcaacaaataaacaaaataaagttTATCTTCCTGAGGAACCATTTCCACATGCTTTTCTTGTTAAAAATGCCAgattaaaacattttacatCTATATATGCTGAAGGTTTTAGTTCTGATTATAGACAACCTTGTGTTGTCTTTTGTGGTCATCCCAGTCTTAGATTTGGAGATGCAGTTCATTTTGTTCAGTTATGGGGTAATAATCCACAACACACCATAATTTTCACAggtatatttattgttatatattatattaaatataatttatagtatATTACAATACATTGTTcgtcatatatatatgtataatatatatatatgactaTTATTATGATGTGATTTGTAAAAAGCTTTATAGACAATAATTATCATTTCAGAACCAGATTTTCCATATTTAGATGCTTTGGCACCATTTCAACCATTAGCTATGAAAGCAGTGCATTGTCCAATTGACACATCTCTTAATTTTACTCAagctaataaattaattagggATTTGAAACCAGAACATTTAGTTATACCTGAGTGTTATACACAACCACCAATAACTGCTCCACATAGAACAGATCTTGTTATAGAACCTGTAGGGGTAAGTGTGTTTTTTTAATGATGTGTTATATGcagattatttcatttaattattaacttaTTTTACATCTAAGGAAAAACCTTTAATCACTTTTAAAAGAGGTGAAGTTATAAAATTgcctttaaaaagaaagaaagggcgCGTGTTTATTGAGCCAGAATTAGCTGGAAATATAATTCCTAATGAAATTCGTCCTGGTTTAAGTCTTGCTTCTGTTACTGGTGAACTGGAAGTTAAGGATAacgtatatacaataaaagtatgtattattaaaatgaaatttaataagtaTGTAATTGAAAAACATGTTTCATTAACCATGAACTTTGTTATTAGAGTATTGAAGATAGACCTAGTGGAAAACGTAAAGCGTCTTCCAGTTCACCTGCACCAATTAAGGAAGAAGTtcttaaagaaagaaaacatgaGTATGGCAATTTGGATCCACAAGAACTCCTTCAAAAGCTTAATCAAGAAGGTATTCAAGGAGCCAAGTTACAACATAGTCCAACTGCAACCAGTATTCATTTagtaagaatttattaaatactttcttcttaaaatataaaattttcttttatttattcttattttgcTGTTCATGTTTACAGCAAGATGAAGATACTTTGATTCAAATAGGGGATAATTCGacacatatattttgtaatggTGATCAAAAGATTAGGAGACGATTAAGGACTATTATTATGCAGTGCCTTAAGAGATTTTAGAATAAGAAGTAAAtagtattattcttttatatagttacagttttattataatttaattttatttataaatgagATTTTGATTTATATAGCACACAGAATAATATTCAGCCTAAGTACTTTCGATTAATCATAAGCTACAAAGATACATGTCAATATATCTTCTTGTTTTTATCTTGCATATATAGGATGTGAAACTTAATgtgttacaaaataatatttcagagGTTACAAAACATACGTTAAATTTTACGATCGTATAAcgatcattttaaatatttatatttgtttgacTCATTTActaatgattaaaataattatatatgtagtattgggaaaatagaatgaaaataGCAAGCGCTGTCATAGCATAGCACAATAAAATCCTTGGTATAAAATAGTttcagttaccttataatgtaataattacattcaatggttacaattaaaaattttgcacTTACtgttgtaatattttgtaacaaagCAAGCATTACatcttatatatacatatatacatacacatcaATCTATACATAATCTTTACAAATACAACAGTTAAGAGCATGGCAgtattacataatttatttcatttatatcttttcatgCCATAAAATACTTGagtaaattcattaaaaatcttACGCAAAAGTCTTTAcggaaaaaatattacaaaatactaTATCATCTTATTCAAAACCATACAACTTATAGTTATATGTAAGACAGAACACATCATTTGatggaaaatttgtttatagtACTCTATTTTAACAGTGTCTTTTATTTCATACTACTGTgtccattttatatttttgataagatactaattaaataatattatttacctaataaattcaataacaatatttttataaaaaaattttgtagCAGTTCGaaattatatgaatatatttcacagatctaattaaatatagaaaaatagtaCAAAAGAGTTATActatttgttaatattgttaatataggattatattaatttctatactttataaatatactttctAAAATTACTGCATTATTTTTGCTACATTCTGAATGCAAAACGAGTTTTAGTATTTACTTCAACACATTTTATAGTATCTATATTATCACTTaactaatgaaaaattaatcaacATGTTACAAAATGGCAAATgtagtattaataaaaaatatatgttattaatGTTAAATTAGCAACATAAATTagtaaagtattaaaaaaaatgttattaagttacaaatataaagaagtaaaatttcattatattatgtacTGTTAGGTGTGCTTAATTATTAGCATTTTCAAAACGTAAGTTCCGGTTTTATATCTTATcacgtatatttttatgaagttttatatattgttctTACAATGGAAGGatctgaattttttatacgCATTCAGAATACAGCATACTTAAATCTAATTGCCAGTTGCAAAACCAAGTGCTAAACCAGCTACAAAAGATGCAAGGAAAAAGTGAAATTCCGTAGGTTTAAAGGAGGTATCACCAGTTATAGAGTGGTACCAACGGCGCGTATGAGATTCaccatttttcaataattgttCAGCTTTGTCTAGCTTTCTATCAACGTATCTCTCGACCTGAAACAATAGAATTTGTtactaatataatttatttaattttgaaacaattaataatatatttatagaatgttgtatataaatttgtacaaagtATTGATATTTCAACttctaaaacaaaaattttttcatgatatatacgaaaagaaaagaaaattccaattaatcaaatttaaatGATTGTATTTATTGTTCGATATAACTAACTCTTTACAACGTATTTACTATGATatgtttgttattttttttttacaagaattaatgcataaatttgcatatatGCACGAATAATCAATATAATTGAAGTATAATGGTTAGAAGATATAAAAACTTCTTAATGCATGCGCATTACCTCAAAAGTGTTagattataattacatatacatgaaatatatatgccataataaacttatatattaaaaaattgaaataaaaatagtctTCTGAGATTTAAATAATCTtactaatttaaataataatatgtgtTGCTTTGGTTTTTAAATACCAATGATCAtgatgaaaatgataaaaataatatctaacATACAATGTCAATattgaaagtaataaatatataatgttcgTTTATGTTTCTGTACACAATTAATGGCTTCTTATTCAGGATGCTAAACCAATAATGAAACCACCAATGAAGCTTGTTGCCACAAGTGAATTGTATCGACACCATATTCCTacctataaataatattaacattatatttatatatagcgacatattaaatattttgaacctaTAAAaactgtaatatatatattaggaaTTTTACCTTGTCCATAAGTCTTGGCCCTTCACCTGTTACCTTCTCTTCCACTTTATCTGATAGTTTCTCAGCtttcttttgaattttatcCCAATTAATTTTGATGTATCCTTGATGTGCTGCAAtctgtaatattataattccaCCACCAACTGCACATGCAGCAATTTTTCCAACTTTCATTGTTACAAAACCAGTCAACCTATAcaaagtatttatataaagttaGATACTTTTCTTATTGAGTTTTTTTCTTTgcatgtaattatatatgaacaAAAGGTATtctagatatttaaaattatctttcttcagttatcatctttttttaattttaattgtaaataacttagatatataatgaaattaagaagTTTTAATACGTTTTTGATATATCTATAACACTCACCATCCTGATGTTGTACCGATAATGATTTGTTTGGTGGCAGATTTTTTGCTTACATCTCCTAAGATTTTATCTATTATGCTTTTTGTTTCCTTTGAAATATCCAAGCTACATTCTCCTTTGTTCGCATCATCTTTACTTTCCTTTGTTACTGGAAGATTCTTCTTCATACTGAAAAAATGTATCAATGTTAATTTCTCACTacaatataacaattttaaaatacatggGCTATTGTAAACTTCTTAAAATAcatgatttttttatttaaaaatattattttttgtcaaatattatatcattctTTATATTGCTTGATATCCTTGATATCacgttattttacaaattactacGCAAATAACTATGTATGAACGCTATTTTCACGCCTTTAAATAAC
Above is a genomic segment from Bombus fervidus isolate BK054 chromosome 4, iyBomFerv1, whole genome shotgun sequence containing:
- the LOC139986401 gene encoding metallo-beta-lactamase domain-containing protein 1, producing the protein MCEVIVLFNGYSTKLGNEIMKANCSCTLIKASKNIIVDTMTAWDREKIIQALFKHNITPEKIDYVVCTHSHADHIGNNNLFVNAEHIIGTCVHRGELFFNKNFEDGYKICPEVKVIATPGHTPDDVTVLVETTISGRPTCFAITGDLFEKKEDISDPSIWKELGTIELQKTQSLMRSHVVDLANLIIPGHGPMFAVTDDMRKIIKSQIIL
- the Ints9 gene encoding integrator complex subunit 9, which produces MKLYCLSSEPTKPCLVLSFKGITLMLDCGLNMQSILHFMPMPMVPSTKFNSLPLWLPRDNHQDWQIEGELKECCGRVFVDSTPEFSPPLEKIVDFSEIDAILISNYTCMLALPFITEDTGFKGIIYATEPTLQIGRFFMEELVEFIEQTPKATLAKHWKEMLHVLPPPLADALKPKSWKHIYSISAVNTALSYIQTVGYDQKLDIYGALTVTPISSGYCLGSSNWLISCDHEKVAFVSGSSTLTTHPRPMEQATLKHANMLILTGLTQTPTANPDTMLGELCMTVAITLRTGGCVLIPCYPSGVVYDLFECLSTHLDKSGFSQVPLFFISPVAETSLAYSNILAEWLSTNKQNKVYLPEEPFPHAFLVKNARLKHFTSIYAEGFSSDYRQPCVVFCGHPSLRFGDAVHFVQLWGNNPQHTIIFTEPDFPYLDALAPFQPLAMKAVHCPIDTSLNFTQANKLIRDLKPEHLVIPECYTQPPITAPHRTDLVIEPVGEKPLITFKRGEVIKLPLKRKKGRVFIEPELAGNIIPNEIRPGLSLASVTGELEVKDNVYTIKSIEDRPSGKRKASSSSPAPIKEEVLKERKHEYGNLDPQELLQKLNQEGIQGAKLQHSPTATSIHLQDEDTLIQIGDNSTHIFCNGDQKIRRRLRTIIMQCLKRF
- the LOC139986402 gene encoding FUN14 domain-containing protein fndc-1 isoform X1 gives rise to the protein MNLSKVCKKRIKSGATKFKRMKKNLPVTKESKDDANKGECSLDISKETKSIIDKILGDVSKKSATKQIIIGTTSGWLTGFVTMKVGKIAACAVGGGIIILQIAAHQGYIKINWDKIQKKAEKLSDKVEEKVTGEGPRLMDKVERYVDRKLDKAEQLLKNGESHTRRWYHSITGDTSFKPTEFHFFLASFVAGLALGFATGN
- the LOC139986402 gene encoding FUN14 domain-containing protein 1 isoform X2: MKKNLPVTKESKDDANKGECSLDISKETKSIIDKILGDVSKKSATKQIIIGTTSGWLTGFVTMKVGKIAACAVGGGIIILQIAAHQGYIKINWDKIQKKAEKLSDKVEEKVTGEGPRLMDKVERYVDRKLDKAEQLLKNGESHTRRWYHSITGDTSFKPTEFHFFLASFVAGLALGFATGN
- the LOC139986402 gene encoding FUN14 domain-containing protein 1 isoform X3, whose product is MNLSKVCKKRIKSGATKFKRMKKNLPVTKESKDDANKGECSLDISKETKSIIDKILGDVSKKSATKQIIIGTTSGWLTGFVTMKVGKIAACAVGGGIIILQIAAHQGYIKINWDKIQKKAEKLSDKVEEKVTGEGPRLMDKVGIWCRYNSLVATSFIGGFIIGLAS